The Helianthus annuus cultivar XRQ/B chromosome 16, HanXRQr2.0-SUNRISE, whole genome shotgun sequence genome includes a window with the following:
- the LOC110918816 gene encoding phospholipase A1-Ibeta2, chloroplastic-like: MMQIGSSVPAHNLHIFQARFAAVNTNMSSSLAPTIKACLSKTTTKLTRQHLSNLEKLIGTEPQVIKSEPKTAPTDNGLPESRVKGLLEGLNLPQIWPVNKAAEEMSPRHLNRLQRLLSKNGIEYSPRNSLASRWREYHGSNNWEGLLDPLDENLRREMVRYGEFIQAAYHCFHSNPATSGKEVPSPRQVALPDRSFRVTKTLYATASVGLPDWVDKVAPDLEWMTQRTSCIGYVAVCEDQREISRMGRRDIVISLRGTATCLEWAENMRDLLVKVPGKRDDSYGQPKVQCGFLSLYKTAGSHVTSLAESVVTEVKRLTELYKGENLSITVTGHSLGAALALLVADDLSTCTNDMPPIAVYTFGGPRVGNRGFAKRLSAQNVKVLRIANSQDIITRVPGMFVSEELDKKLRESKSVNKVLNILDNNMPWAYTHAGTELRVDTKNSPYLKPDADVSCCHDLEAYLHLVDGFLASSCPFRANAKRSLVKLLHEQNSNVKKLYTSKANGLKLNLERNMQMSNCLPSPS; encoded by the coding sequence ATGATGCAAATCGGATCATCGGTTCCGGCGCACAATCTTCACATATTTCAGGCAAGATTCGCCGCCGTTAACACTAATATGTCGTCGTCGCTAGCACCGACAATAAAAGCATGTTTATCAAAGACCACCACCAAGCTCACCAGACAACACCTCTCAAATCTTGAAAAACTTATAGGCACAGAGCCTCAAGTCATCAAATCGGAACCAAAAACAGCTCCGACAGATAATGGGTTGCCGGAGAGTAGAGTAAAAGGTCTTTTAGAAGGCCTGAATTTGCCTCAAATTTGGCCGGTAAATAAGGCGGCGGAGGAGATGTCCCCCCGCCACCTTAACCGGCTGCAAAGGTTGTTGTCGAAAAACGGTATTGAATATTCTCCGCGAAACAGTCTGGCTTCGAGGTGGAGAGAGTATCATGGAAGCAATAATTGGGAAGGTTTACTTGATCCGCTGGATGAGAATCTCCGGCGAGAAATGGTCCGGTACGGCGAGTTTATTCAGGCGGCGTATCATTGTTTTCATTCTAATCCCGCCACCTCCGGCAAGGAGGTACCGTCACCCCGGCAAGTGGCTTTGCCGGACAGATCTTTCCGGGTAACAAAGACCCTCTACGCCACCGCCTCAGTTGGGTTACCCGACTGGGTCGACAAGGTGGCGCCGGATCTCGAGTGGATGACTCAGCGCACGAGCTGCATCGGTTATGTAGCTGTGTGCGAGGATCAACGTGAGATATCGCGTATGGGGCGGAGGGATATTGTGATCTCCCTACGAGGAACCGCCACGTGTCTTGAATGGGCCGAGAACATGCGGGACCTACTTGTGAAAGTACCGGGAAAAAGAGATGATAGTTACGGACAACCGAAGGTACAGTGCGGGTTTTTGAGTCTGTACAAGACCGCTGGGTCTCATGTCACGAGCCTGGCAGAGTCGGTGGTTACAGAAGTTAAACGGTTAACCGAATTATACAAAGGTGAAAACCTAAGTATAACGGTAACCGGTCATAGTCTAGGTGCGGCATTGGCTTTATTAGTGGCCGATGATCTAAGCACGTGTACTAATGACATGCCACCAATAGCCGTTTATACCTTTGGCGGCCCACGAGTGGGAAATCGTGGATTTGCAAAGCGTCTTAGTGCCCAAAACGTGAAAGTGCTACGAATAGCGAACTCTCAAGATATTATAACTAGGGTTCCAGGAATGTTCGTTAGTGAAGAACTTGATAAGAAGCTAAGAGAGTCTAAAAGTGTTAACAAAGTGTTGAACATACTCGATAATAACATGCCATGGGCCTACACACACGCTGGAACGGAACTAAGAGTTGACACGAAGAACTCTCCTTATCTAAAACCGGACGCCGACGTGTCATGTTGTCATGACTTGGAAGCATATCTACACTTGGTAGACGGTTTCTTGGCATCAAGTTGTCCATTTAGAGCAAATGCCAAAAGAAGCTTGGTGAAGTTGCTACATGAACAAAATTCAAATGTGAAGAAACTATACACAAGCAAAGCAAATGGGTTAAAGTTAAACTTAGAAAGAAATATGCAAATGTCAAATTGTTTGCCAAGTCCGTCATAA